The DNA window ATTGTACTTTGTCGTTACTCAGAACAAACTTCTTAAAATGAAATGAAcattgtgaaaaataaaaataacagtTAGCAGCAACACAAATGGTCCTAAACTCATGTGTTAACGAAAATCACTGTTTGATCAGGAGCAATCTCATGTCTTGTTATCACAAAACAAGGGACTCAACTAGCTATTTCAAATACTGAGGGTAAACTAAGAAATTCCATTGAGTACCTTGTTTACTATAATGCGGTCAGCGTATGCAATCTGTTCAACTGCTTCATTTACTACTCCCTTTGGCTTAACTTCGTCCAAATGAAAGGCAGCATGTTTAGCATCAACTAGAGTTACAACACCATCAAGCTTAACTTCATTAAAAACTTGATCCTCTGCAtaaaatgtttgaataattGGAGCTGGATTTGCCAGTCCTGCAAAGCAAAATGTATGACGAAATTCAATAAGATGAGGATCATAAACACTTCAACTGTCCTATTTTATGTGACACGCATCCAATGCACCAAGACGTTTTAATTGATGAaagtaaattttaaatgtattgaagcaatttttattcttttaaaatccAGGGTTTATTCCACATTTCCACGTAAGAAGCTAGCATATGACCCCCACAAATATGCCCCCACTTCAATCAAAGCATTCTTATTGGGAATCGAATCAAAGATCTTTGCTAAACGTCTCTTAGGAATGTATTGTAGCAAATGCAGATACAATACTATCAGCATTGTTAAAAACCAAGTTCATCATGACAGAACCAAGCATGATGAGATTGACAGACTTCATATTGGGGAAGATTAAAGGCAAATAAAATTTGAACTGTTACATTCCAACAACTGATCAGATATCCTCACCAAGGCTCTTGCACGAATGAGATTTGAAGAGGTAAGTTGCAAGTTGGGCATGTACATCTATACAACTCAGCTTGCTCATAATTCTAAGATAGAAATTTACCCTAAAATTAATGTGTACATTGTGATCTATGTATTTAAAGGGCATGACCCTTGGAATAGGATTAACACACGATTTACCTACCCTAAATTCCACAGTAGATTTTATAGGTATTGTAGTAAATATAGATATACGAAAATACATCTATGTCACACAAAAAGGGACTAGAGAAGAAATCATTTGTATCAAATAAACCGAGACATGAAGCAAAAAGCCACAGAATCTTCTTCGTCACCTGTAGTTTCTATAACAATATGATCGAAGCGACCTTTCTTCTTACTAACCAATTCGGCAATCATTCTAACAAGATCACCCCTTACTGTACAGCAGAGACAACCATTATTGAGCATTATTATGTCCTCAACCCCAGCAGCCTTGGCAGCTACCAATGAACCATCTATATCTACTTCACCAAACTGCAAAATTTGATATGAAAGTTCAAGCTCATACGCATTTAAAGTAAAATCAACAGCCACAAACATTAATCACTAATCACTTGCCTCATTTTCGATGACTGCAATTCGCTTCCCATGATCCGCAGTCaatatatgatttaataaaGTAGTCTGTCAACAATTCATAGAGAATtcaataaataacttaaaaatctATTGCAGCCTAGTTCAAAACTTTTAAGACCGTGAGCATATAACCAAGATTCGTCCACCACATAAAACCCATTTCAAAACTTTAAGACCGCGAGCATATAACGAGCTAACAATTTATAAAGCATGAGTCAAGTTTGCACCTTTCCAGAGCCTAAGAAACCGGTAATAATGGTGGCGGGGATTCTGTCATCCGGAGGAATCTTGGATAAGACGTCGGAACCATTATCACTCTGGGGAGTTTCCGTCGCAGAAGCAGCAGCCGTAAAGCGACGATTAAAGCGTTTCCGGATGGACCAATTGAGAGTTCTAGGAATAGTTGGTTGGACGGCTAAAGTTCGGAGATTCCGAGATTGAGGAGAAAGTGGGTTTCCCCAGAAAAGACGGAAGGCGGCGGTCCTCTGAATCTTGGCCAGTCCAATGAAGGTCTTTGTTACGTCCGTCGACATTATTGTAGCCATGGCagccagcagcagcagcaactgTATAAAAAATCCAAATCAGAGGGTTTTCAGGCTTTgcttcatttatatatattattattattattattattatttcggATGAATAAATCATATCCTCACATTTTGCCGAATTTGGACAAAgagcttatttttttttttttactttattttaatagacAATATAACCCTTATAATTTGTTATGCGGTTTTCGAAATTGAATTATACAATTATGTTACGGGTGGTGTCGTTATAGACGATTTTTTCCCGATTTGATAAGTAATTAATCGGAATGAGACAAagattctaattattttaaaacatatatattacaaaGTTATCCCACGAGGAATCCTCAAGATCGATCAGAACCAGAAtgataaattgataataaacaaaaatcacCGAAATAAAATCGGCTGGGATGGTAACAACATTTTCTGCCAATCGAATTATACCATTATGTTGTGAGTGGTGGTAGTgtgttaatttaatatatattttttaattaaacatatttatcttattttatatcataataaatcattaataatatataataaattttctatATCATGATAGATATCAAAGAGCATCAAAACTTTCAATACACAAATTCACATTATCTAATGTTAAAGATTTTACTAAATAACTAAAActttcaaattcaatttatacAAGTGTTTAAAATATTGACTTAAAAAGTATAAGTTGAATAATTGTGGAGTTTAGAATTacttaaaagagaaataatgtgaagaggaaatttgagagagaattACGTGACACAATCTAattcgttaaaaaaatattaaacttttaaatttcTCTTaccctttatcattttttcagtAAGTGATGTGATTAACACGTCATTTCTTTCCCTATTACTCttcttatttaaatagtttaaatttaaacttgTAAAGTAAGTGTAACTCATagtataaatacaaatatatttgtttttacaccaattctaattcaaacaaatttaccattattttttttatatttaatccaccttaaataattataaaaaaattataaaattaaatcacttaataaatctaaaaacaCTCAATTGTAATAATAAAAGGGAATGGGAGGTCGAttaatctaattttaattaattaaataaaacaataataaactaAGTCtagaaaatattgatttttttttcttttcttttaagatGATACGCTTAGACCATATCCTATTTACACCTAAATCCAGGACAGCACAAgcctaattattaaaattaataagatatttttattaaatttattataattttaaataaaaaagggtTATATCTTGGTGGtgaaaaataagtatttaaaatttttagttGATTGTGGGTTCAAATCTCATTAAAAGCTATTTTTTTAATCCACTTTTAAAATAGACTTAGGGCAACAATATTTTCGATCTTTTTTTTATCCGAGACTGGGGCAGTCCAAATCTCAGGACCGACACTGCTAAATCCAAAACCAAGGTATCATCAATTTTCTATGAAAACGTAAATATGCGTTAGCACTGTTCACGTATctattatgttttcaaaattatagaaTAGTCCTTTGATTATTAATATGTGAGTGAAATATatccttatttttttattattttttttttattgatatggGTTAATTTTAGGATTATCTTCTTGTACATCtaactaagttttaaatatctaaaataatcttattttaaattgatacttatatatttatttttgtttaaaattattttatatatatattttttaaacgttGGGTTCCGATTCTCTTTCGAAGTACGATTAATCCCCGCAAATTAAGCACATAGCCCGTAAATTTACTCAACCAATTTAATCAGACGAACGAAATTTACCGTCTGACGAGCTCAAACTCAGGACCTTGGAGAGACTAAGGACTTGGGGTATCCACTTCCCTTTGCCGCTAGGCTAGGAGAggtgataacattttttatttgaaattgctctttattacatttaattttgtttgaaatagtttgaatctttcaaataaatgaagaacataattcaaagtataataaatttttactttATGGTCGAAATTTGAACATTCTTGATAACTAATTTCAAACCATCTATCGtttaagtatattattattattattatttcggATGAATAAATCATATCCTCACATTTCGCCAAATTTGGACAAAaagcttattttatttttatttttactttattttaatagacAATATGAACATTATAATTTGTTAT is part of the Impatiens glandulifera chromosome 1, dImpGla2.1, whole genome shotgun sequence genome and encodes:
- the LOC124941851 gene encoding COBW domain-containing protein 1-like, with amino-acid sequence MATIMSTDVTKTFIGLAKIQRTAAFRLFWGNPLSPQSRNLRTLAVQPTIPRTLNWSIRKRFNRRFTAAASATETPQSDNGSDVLSKIPPDDRIPATIITGFLGSGKTTLLNHILTADHGKRIAVIENEFGEVDIDGSLVAAKAAGVEDIIMLNNGCLCCTVRGDLVRMIAELVSKKKGRFDHIVIETTGLANPAPIIQTFYAEDQVFNEVKLDGVVTLVDAKHAAFHLDEVKPKGVVNEAVEQIAYADRIIVNKIDLVGEQQIASLTQRIKNINGMAHLKRTEFGKVDLDYVLGIGGFDLERIESVVNAEGKEEDHVDDHHHEHDHHHEHDHDHKHHHHEHDHGHHAHGHDHTHDPGVSSVSIVCEGSLDLEKANMWLGTLLMDRSEDIYRMKGLLSVDGMNERFVFQGVHDVFQGSPDRLWQSDEARVNKIVFIGKNLDRKELETGFKACLI